In a genomic window of Rhopalosiphum maidis isolate BTI-1 chromosome 4, ASM367621v3, whole genome shotgun sequence:
- the LOC113550929 gene encoding vesicular acetylcholine transporter isoform X2 encodes MEPSGNPLFRCWNAVGTFQVPLINLEVNELKEILWEKIQEPVIQRRLILVIVSIALLLDNMLYMVIVPIIPDYLRYVDSWGEIPTGVNFTDDPITPPSHHGQDSATGVLFASKAIVQLMVNPFSGALIDRIGYDIPMMIGLSIMFLSTSIFACGRSYSVLFIARSLQGVGSAFADTSGLAMIADRFTEENERAQALGIALAFISFGCLVAPPFGGALYQFAGKEIPFLILAFVCLVDGLMLLLVMKPIKQQLKEQKHLKKVPTIPIWKLFMDPYIAVCSGALMMSNVALAFLEPTISLWMEDHITHDNWKMGMIWLPAFFPHVFGVILTVKLSKLFPNYQWLMVAIGLSLEGLSCLIIPFSTSYKVLMIPICIICFGIALVDTAILPTLGYIVDVRYVSVYGSIYAIADISYSLAYAIGPIVAGEVVEMIGFTWLNIIIAVSNLAYAPALMRLRNIYDFKPFQNEANILMADPPDKEYQTYAMQEQPIPVNNEYSRMEGHSETSMDGHVAIENENATFHQPQDTNPFRRPSQPAQDRNPFRQQH; translated from the coding sequence ATGGAACCATCAGGGAATCCACTATTTCGGTGTTGGAACGCTGTAGGCACGTTCCAAGTGCcacttattaatttagaagTCAACGAGCTTAAGGAAATACTATGGGAGAAGATTCAAGAGCCAGTTATTCAAAGAAGACTGATCCTAGTTATCGTGTCTATAGCATTGTTGTTGGACAACATGTTATACATGGTAATTGTGCCAATCATACCAGATTATTTGAGGTATGTAGATTCTTGGGGTGAAATCCCCACGGGAGTAAACTTTACGGATGATCCGATCACTCCGCCATCCCATCATGGACAAGATTCAGCAACTGGAGTCTTATTTGCATCCAAAGCAATTGTACAACTTATGGTGAATCCATTTTCTGGTGCTCTAATCGATCGTATTGGATATGATATACCAATGATGATTGGCTTATCCATTATGTTCCTATCCACCTCGATATTTGCATGCGGAAGAAGTTATTCCGTCCTTTTTATCGCTAGAAGTCTTCAAGGAGTTGGTTCAGCGTTCGCTGATACATCTGGCTTAGCAATGATAGCTGATCGGTTTACCGAAGAAAATGAAAGAGCTCAAGCATTAGGAATTGCATTAGCATTCATCAGTTTCGGTTGTCTAGTAGCACCACCTTTTGGAGGCGCTTTATATCAATTTGCGGGTAAAGAAATTCCATTTCTTATACTAGCATTTGTTTGTCTCGTTGATGGCTTAATGTTACTTCTAGTTATGAAACCCATAAAACAACAACTAAAAgaacaaaaacatttgaaaaaagttCCAACCATACCCATATGGAAACTTTTTATGGACCCATATATTGCTGTATGCTCTGGAGCCTTGATGATGTCAAATGTTGCACTCGCGTTTTTAGAACCTACTATATCCCTTTGGATGGAAGATCACATTACTCATGACAACTGGAAAATGGGGATGATATGGTTACCCGCATTTTTCCCACATGTGTTTGGTGTAATACTAACAGTAAAGCTATCAAAATTGTTCCCAAACTATCAATGGCTTATGGTGGCTATTGGATTATCTCTTGAAGGCCTTAGTTGCTTAATAATTCCTTTCTCAACCTCATATAAAGTTCTGATGATCCCTATCTGCATTATATGTTTTGGAATCGCGTTAGTGGATACAGCTATATTGCCCACTCTTGGATACATAGTAGACGTTCGATACGTTTCAGTTTATGGTAGTATTTACGCGATTGCCGATATTTCGTATTCATTAGCTTATGCCATTGGTCCTATAGTGGCTGGTGAAGTAGTTGAAATGATCGGTTTCACTTGGTTGAATATCATCATAGCAGTTTCCAATTTAGCATATGCTCCAGCATTGATGAGGctaagaaatatatatgacTTCAAGCCGTTCCAGAACGAAGCCAATATACTCATGGCTGACCCTCCAGATAAAGAATATCAAACGTATGCTATGCAAGAACAACCCATACCAGTTAATAATGAGTATAGTAGAATGGAAGGACACTCAGAAACTAGTATGGATGGTCATGTAGcaattgaaaatgaaaatgccACATTCCACCAACCTCAAGATACCAATCCTTTTAGAAGACCATCTCAACCAGCACAGGATAGGAATCCATTTAGGCAACagcattaa